One window from the genome of Moorena sp. SIOASIH encodes:
- a CDS encoding alpha/beta fold hydrolase has protein sequence MLEPSTRQPQQLPKQLPKQLLINGQEPKLQPVAFMFPGQGAQYVNMGLELTHEISTFRVLIDRCSELLKPHLGIDLRHVLYPKQEQTNQATEQLKQTTITQPALFVIEYALAQLWMSWGVRPQAMIGHSIGEYVAACVAGVFSLEDALSLVALRGQMMQQLPGGSMLAVPLPEQEVQSLLGQELSLAVINGPSQSVISGPTDAIALLQNQLDQQGLEYRRLHTSHAFHSKMMEPILDSFTDQVKQVSLNPPQIPYLSNVTGTWITAEQAVNPRYWAQHLRQTVRFSQGVQQLLKQPETILLEVGPGRTLSTLTKRHSQKAIEQLVLTSVRHPRQEQSDLSFLLTTVEQLRAAGVPVDWDGCYGQTPDQQDIPRHKGQEDDAQKHNSTLLAPDQPQPESSKTFVAPRDDLERQLTKIWQNVLGIKSISVTDNFYDLGGDSLLAVRLFAEIEKVFHKKLPLASLLMAPTVAQLVNQLRQDQGSAPWSSVVPIQPNGSKPPLFCIHGAGGNVLSFRDLARYLGSEQPFYGLQSLGLDGKQTPLSTVEDMARCYLKEIRSIQPKGPYFLSGYCFGSKIALEIAQLLRLDGETVALLALLEPSPLEFSTSENQVPYQRSYSDRLKGLFQRLIHRGFQDVLKQQFLKLVSKLYQSFGISLPQSLQIIKVQEANTFASKNYVAKRYYPNPVTMFLTSERIAQSPELQKGWIELVTGKLEIQEISGKHLDDQPGSFLKDPHVELLAQKIRACIDQVIVS, from the coding sequence GTGTTAGAACCGAGTACTCGCCAACCCCAACAACTACCGAAACAACTACCGAAACAATTATTGATAAACGGCCAAGAGCCCAAGCTTCAGCCTGTGGCGTTTATGTTTCCAGGACAGGGAGCGCAATATGTCAATATGGGGCTGGAACTAACCCATGAAATATCAACATTTCGTGTACTGATTGATCGATGCTCAGAACTCCTCAAACCCCATCTGGGCATTGACCTGCGCCATGTACTCTACCCAAAGCAGGAACAGACTAATCAGGCCACAGAGCAACTGAAACAGACTACTATTACCCAGCCAGCCCTGTTTGTGATCGAGTACGCCCTAGCTCAGTTATGGATGTCGTGGGGAGTCCGTCCCCAAGCCATGATCGGTCACAGTATCGGTGAATATGTGGCAGCCTGTGTAGCTGGGGTCTTTTCCTTAGAGGATGCATTATCTCTGGTTGCTCTTCGAGGGCAGATGATGCAACAACTTCCTGGTGGTTCCATGCTTGCTGTTCCTTTACCAGAACAAGAGGTGCAATCCCTGCTAGGTCAGGAACTCTCCTTAGCAGTGATTAACGGGCCATCCCAATCGGTGATTTCTGGTCCTACTGATGCGATCGCATTATTACAAAACCAATTGGATCAACAAGGGCTAGAGTACCGCAGGCTACATACTTCCCATGCCTTTCATTCCAAGATGATGGAACCGATCTTGGACTCTTTCACCGACCAGGTAAAACAGGTTAGTCTCAATCCCCCACAAATTCCCTACCTATCTAATGTTACTGGCACTTGGATTACAGCCGAGCAAGCAGTCAATCCACGCTATTGGGCACAGCATCTGCGGCAAACTGTGCGATTTTCTCAAGGTGTGCAACAGTTGTTGAAACAACCAGAGACCATCCTGCTAGAAGTAGGGCCAGGGCGAACCTTGAGCACATTAACTAAACGACACTCTCAGAAAGCGATTGAGCAGCTGGTGCTAACGTCGGTACGTCATCCACGACAGGAGCAATCGGATCTAAGCTTCTTGCTCACTACCGTAGAACAGCTCAGGGCAGCAGGGGTACCAGTAGATTGGGATGGATGCTATGGTCAAACACCTGACCAGCAAGACATCCCAAGGCACAAGGGCCAAGAAGATGATGCCCAAAAACACAACAGCACTCTCCTAGCACCTGACCAACCTCAGCCAGAGTCATCCAAGACTTTTGTTGCTCCCCGAGATGACTTAGAACGTCAACTGACCAAGATTTGGCAAAACGTCTTAGGAATCAAATCTATCAGTGTTACAGATAACTTCTATGACCTAGGAGGAGACTCTCTGCTAGCGGTGCGCCTCTTTGCTGAGATTGAGAAGGTTTTCCATAAAAAACTGCCCTTAGCTTCTCTGCTGATGGCTCCAACTGTAGCCCAATTAGTAAACCAGCTGCGCCAAGACCAAGGGTCAGCACCTTGGTCGTCAGTGGTACCAATTCAGCCCAATGGTTCCAAACCGCCTCTATTTTGTATTCATGGAGCTGGTGGTAACGTTCTCAGCTTTCGGGATTTGGCACGTTATTTGGGTTCGGAGCAACCGTTTTATGGACTCCAATCATTGGGTCTTGATGGCAAACAGACTCCCCTGAGCACAGTTGAGGATATGGCTCGCTGCTACCTCAAGGAAATACGTAGTATTCAGCCCAAGGGTCCCTATTTTCTGTCAGGATACTGCTTTGGAAGTAAGATTGCTCTGGAAATTGCTCAGCTGCTCCGCTTAGACGGTGAGACAGTGGCTCTGCTAGCTCTGCTTGAACCTAGCCCTCTTGAATTCTCGACAAGTGAAAACCAAGTTCCCTATCAACGTAGCTATAGTGACCGATTAAAGGGACTGTTTCAGCGATTGATTCATAGAGGTTTTCAAGACGTACTCAAGCAGCAATTCCTAAAGCTTGTTTCTAAGTTATATCAGTCCTTTGGAATTTCCTTACCGCAATCTCTCCAAATCATCAAAGTCCAAGAAGCTAACACCTTCGCTTCAAAAAATTATGTGGCCAAACGCTACTATCCAAACCCAGTAACAATGTTCTTGACCAGTGAGCGAATTGCCCAGTCTCCAGAACTCCAAAAAGGCTGGATAGAGTTAGTTACTGGAAAGCTGGAAATCCAGGAAATCTCTGGTAAGCACTTAGATGACCAACCAGGGAGTTTTCTCAAAGACCCCCATGTAGAGCTACTAGCTCAAAAGATTAGAGCTTGTATAGATCAGGTAATTGTTAGTTAG
- a CDS encoding DUF1972 domain-containing protein — translation MLKLSILGIRGIPAQYGGFETFAERLSKYLVSQGWEVTVYCQEEHKNQMFEEYWHGIRLVHIPVPYGNALGSIIFDWKSTLHAVKQKGIVLTLGYNTAIFSIWYRLKGITNFMNMDGLEWKRSKWRLPEKIWLYLNEWAGCWLANSLIADHPAIKSHLLTRKVASDKITVIPYGTEKVVNADSQLLTPYNLAPKEYALVIARPEPENSILEIVSSFSRRPRGLKLVVLGRYLPDQVPYHKQVLEAASDEVIFPGAIYNKSVVNALRFHARLYIHGHQVGGTNPSLVEALSAGQPVLANNNRFNRWVAGPGAHYFKNEAELDEKLEILLNDADELQKMKLASKERYDEEFAKDKDIKAYERLFLSKAKQLRKLALFSSPIPEIE, via the coding sequence ATGTTGAAACTATCAATTCTTGGTATCCGTGGCATTCCCGCCCAATATGGTGGATTTGAAACTTTCGCGGAACGGTTGTCAAAATATCTTGTATCTCAGGGATGGGAAGTCACAGTCTACTGTCAGGAAGAGCACAAAAATCAGATGTTTGAAGAATACTGGCATGGTATTCGTCTGGTTCATATACCGGTTCCGTATGGCAACGCACTCGGATCGATAATTTTTGACTGGAAATCTACATTACATGCGGTCAAACAAAAGGGGATCGTGCTTACCCTTGGCTATAACACAGCCATCTTCAGTATTTGGTATCGCCTCAAAGGGATTACCAATTTTATGAATATGGATGGTCTGGAATGGAAACGCAGTAAATGGAGGCTTCCTGAAAAAATTTGGTTATATCTCAATGAATGGGCTGGGTGTTGGTTAGCTAACAGTTTAATTGCTGATCACCCAGCAATCAAGAGTCATTTATTGACCCGAAAAGTAGCTTCTGATAAAATCACGGTGATTCCTTATGGAACCGAGAAAGTTGTTAATGCCGACTCACAACTTTTAACTCCCTATAATCTGGCTCCGAAGGAGTATGCTTTGGTGATTGCTAGACCTGAACCAGAAAACTCGATTCTAGAGATTGTTTCTAGCTTTTCCAGGCGACCTCGGGGTCTTAAATTGGTGGTGCTTGGTCGCTATTTACCTGATCAAGTCCCCTATCACAAACAAGTTCTAGAAGCAGCCAGTGATGAAGTTATCTTTCCTGGTGCTATCTATAATAAGTCAGTGGTTAATGCCTTGAGATTCCACGCACGACTCTATATTCATGGACATCAAGTTGGTGGCACTAATCCTTCTTTAGTAGAAGCCCTCAGCGCTGGTCAACCTGTTCTGGCAAACAATAATCGCTTTAATCGTTGGGTTGCAGGACCCGGTGCTCACTATTTCAAAAATGAAGCGGAATTGGACGAGAAACTGGAGATACTGCTAAATGATGCTGATGAACTGCAAAAAATGAAACTAGCCAGCAAAGAGCGTTACGATGAGGAATTTGCTAAGGATAAGGATATTAAAGCCTACGAAAGGTTGTTCCTATCCAAAGCCAAGCAGCTGCGTAAACTAGCTTTGTTTAGTTCTCCAATCCCTGAAATAGAGTGA
- a CDS encoding glycosyltransferase, translating into MNILISAYGCSPVRGSEYGIGWNVVKQIAKDHSHKCWVLTNTTDQSQIEQELANSPLDNVTFIFVAMSEGSRNSGLSHYLYYIAWQIRAFFVAKKLQDEIGFDLVHHVTYQNSWLPTWIGWLGVPLIWNGGAKDKIPSVLLKTLSLQSAMMERIRMVSMNALGRFTEWSVASRAQLILSREASQWSDNLPVKAFPPFGLNQKDIERLGQLPQRQEEPFRVVSIGRFLGWKGFALGIRAFAQFHRERPTSEYWIIGDGPEKERLQKLAKELGCSDAVRFWGKLSRDQVLQRMAEVDVLMHPSFHDHWPTVVLEAMASGRPVVCLDIGGPSLMVQEDWGIKVPVHNLSQVINDLDQALLQLATNGEKRISMGLKGRVIVKENWSWEIIGEQMLSLYQEVINS; encoded by the coding sequence ATGAATATCCTGATTTCTGCTTATGGCTGTTCCCCAGTAAGAGGGTCTGAATATGGTATAGGTTGGAATGTCGTAAAACAAATAGCTAAGGATCATAGCCATAAGTGTTGGGTGCTCACTAACACAACTGATCAGTCTCAGATTGAACAGGAATTGGCTAATTCACCTTTAGACAATGTCACCTTTATCTTTGTCGCAATGTCTGAAGGGTCTCGCAATTCAGGATTGTCCCATTATTTGTACTATATCGCCTGGCAGATTAGAGCATTTTTTGTGGCCAAAAAACTCCAGGACGAAATTGGCTTTGATTTAGTTCACCATGTCACCTATCAAAATTCCTGGTTGCCAACATGGATAGGCTGGCTAGGTGTGCCCTTGATTTGGAATGGTGGAGCTAAAGATAAAATTCCGTCGGTACTTTTGAAGACATTATCCCTACAATCGGCCATGATGGAACGGATTCGGATGGTGTCGATGAATGCCCTAGGTCGCTTTACCGAGTGGTCTGTTGCTTCTCGCGCCCAATTAATTCTATCTCGGGAAGCGAGCCAATGGTCAGACAATTTACCAGTTAAGGCTTTTCCTCCCTTTGGTCTGAATCAAAAAGATATTGAGAGATTAGGTCAACTCCCCCAGCGCCAAGAAGAACCCTTTCGAGTGGTAAGTATTGGCCGATTTTTGGGTTGGAAAGGGTTTGCATTGGGCATCCGTGCCTTTGCCCAGTTCCATCGTGAACGCCCTACTAGTGAATACTGGATCATTGGTGATGGTCCTGAAAAGGAGAGGCTACAGAAATTGGCCAAGGAGCTTGGATGCAGTGATGCTGTACGTTTTTGGGGAAAGCTTTCCCGTGATCAGGTGCTACAACGGATGGCAGAAGTTGACGTGTTAATGCATCCGAGTTTCCATGATCATTGGCCGACGGTGGTGTTGGAAGCAATGGCATCTGGTAGACCTGTGGTTTGTCTCGATATTGGCGGACCGTCGTTGATGGTTCAAGAAGACTGGGGAATTAAAGTGCCTGTCCATAACCTATCCCAAGTGATCAATGATTTAGATCAAGCACTGTTGCAGTTAGCAACTAATGGGGAAAAGCGCATATCTATGGGACTCAAAGGACGAGTGATAGTGAAAGAAAATTGGTCATGGGAGATAATCGGTGAACAAATGCTGAGTCTATATCAGGAAGTTATCAATTCGTAA
- a CDS encoding transposase — protein sequence MLVMEFKAVVKEPQKIAINEAIRTAKFVRNKVLRYWMDNRGVGKKELYRYNTQLRDEFSFVKELNSHACQASVENVERAIKRFYDNCMGEVPGKKGYPRFRKHCRSVEYKQSGWKLSPDKKSIKFSDKKGIGRVKLKGTWDLWQFDQKQIKRVRIVQRADGYYVQFCVKVDNHEELEPTGNAIGLDVGLKEFYTDSNGHAEPNPRFYRTGEKRLKFYQRRVSRKKKGSANCQKAINKLGRTHLKISRQREEHAKRLARCVIRSNDLVAYEELRVKNLVKNRCLAKSINDAGWYQFREWLEYFGDKFGRTTVAVNPAYTSQNCSDCGQEVKKSLSTRTHVCKCGCRLDRDHNAAINILRRALSTVGHTGTFLNAWGEGTSTLLGSDLEGQVTSLNQESPSF from the coding sequence GTGCTTGTAATGGAGTTCAAAGCCGTTGTTAAAGAACCCCAAAAAATCGCAATAAATGAAGCTATTAGGACAGCCAAATTCGTCCGTAATAAAGTGCTGCGGTACTGGATGGATAATAGGGGAGTCGGCAAGAAAGAACTTTACCGTTACAACACTCAATTGCGCGATGAGTTTAGCTTTGTCAAGGAACTCAATAGTCATGCCTGTCAAGCTTCTGTAGAAAATGTAGAACGGGCGATTAAGCGCTTCTACGACAACTGCATGGGTGAGGTGCCAGGAAAGAAAGGTTACCCTAGATTCAGAAAGCACTGTCGCTCGGTTGAATATAAGCAGTCTGGGTGGAAGTTATCGCCAGATAAAAAATCAATCAAATTCAGCGACAAGAAAGGGATCGGAAGAGTTAAGCTCAAAGGTACATGGGACTTATGGCAGTTCGACCAGAAACAAATTAAACGGGTAAGGATAGTCCAAAGAGCTGATGGGTACTATGTTCAGTTTTGCGTCAAAGTAGACAATCACGAAGAACTAGAACCAACAGGAAACGCCATAGGTTTAGATGTTGGCCTGAAAGAATTTTATACTGATTCCAATGGACACGCTGAACCTAACCCGAGATTTTACCGAACGGGTGAAAAGCGCTTAAAATTTTATCAACGTCGGGTTTCCCGCAAAAAGAAAGGCTCTGCTAACTGTCAAAAAGCCATTAATAAACTAGGTAGGACACACCTCAAAATAAGTAGGCAACGTGAAGAACATGCCAAGAGACTGGCACGTTGCGTAATCCGGTCTAACGATTTGGTCGCCTACGAAGAGTTGAGGGTTAAGAACTTGGTTAAAAACCGCTGTCTTGCCAAATCTATTAATGATGCTGGTTGGTATCAATTTCGGGAATGGCTGGAATATTTTGGCGATAAATTTGGCAGGACAACTGTTGCGGTAAATCCTGCTTATACTAGCCAGAATTGTTCTGATTGCGGCCAAGAGGTCAAAAAGTCATTATCAACTCGAACCCACGTGTGTAAATGTGGGTGTCGGTTAGATAGAGATCACAATGCCGCCATCAATATTCTCAGACGAGCCTTGAGTACGGTGGGGCACACCGGAACTTTTCTCAACGCTTGGGGAGAGGGTACCTCTACTCTTCTTGGTTCCGACCTGGAAGGGCAAGTAACCTCGTTGAACCAAGAATCCCCTAGCTTCTAG
- the aroA gene encoding 3-phosphoshikimate 1-carboxyvinyltransferase — translation MPANLVTLTTTENQQTLSINPPTSGLSLQGMIRIPGDKSISHRSLMLGAIAQGETTIKGLLLGEDPQSTASCFRALGADISELNTEQVIVKGIGLGKLQEPVDVLNAGNSGTTLRLMLGLLASAADRFFTVTGDKSLRSRPMSRVVKPLQQMGASIWGREGATLAPLAIKGSVLKPIHYHSPIASAQVKSCILLAGLMTEGQTTVTEPALSRDHSERMLKAFGAQIITDPKTNSVTVTGPAQLQGQTVIVPGDISSAAFWLVAGAIVPGSELIVENVGVNPTRTGILEALSMMGADIELLNQRVVAGEPVADLRVRHSNLKGCTIAGDLIPRLIDEVPILAVAAVFAQGTTIIRDAAELRVKESDRLAVMASQLNQMGAKVTELPDGLEIIGGTPLTGTDVDSHTDHRIAMSLAIAALNSQGTTTIHGAEAAAISYPNFTTTLQELTLPVL, via the coding sequence TTGCCAGCCAATCTAGTCACCCTAACTACCACCGAAAATCAACAGACTTTAAGCATAAATCCCCCAACATCTGGTCTGTCTTTACAGGGAATGATCAGGATACCAGGGGATAAATCGATTTCCCATCGATCCTTAATGTTGGGGGCGATCGCCCAAGGAGAAACTACCATTAAAGGGTTACTTTTGGGAGAAGACCCCCAAAGCACTGCTAGCTGCTTTCGTGCTTTGGGCGCAGATATCTCGGAACTTAATACTGAACAAGTGATTGTTAAGGGTATAGGACTAGGGAAACTGCAAGAACCGGTTGATGTCTTAAATGCAGGTAACTCGGGTACTACCCTACGACTGATGCTGGGACTACTCGCCTCTGCTGCTGACCGATTTTTTACTGTAACTGGTGACAAGTCTTTGCGATCGCGTCCGATGTCCCGTGTGGTGAAACCCCTACAACAAATGGGAGCAAGCATCTGGGGGCGTGAAGGTGCAACGCTCGCTCCCCTGGCCATTAAAGGCTCCGTTCTTAAACCAATTCACTACCACTCTCCCATCGCCTCAGCTCAAGTAAAATCCTGTATTCTCCTGGCTGGTTTAATGACCGAAGGGCAAACAACTGTCACTGAACCAGCCCTCTCCCGTGACCACAGCGAACGGATGCTCAAAGCCTTTGGAGCTCAAATTATTACTGACCCAAAAACGAATAGTGTTACCGTCACAGGACCGGCTCAGTTGCAAGGGCAAACCGTAATTGTTCCTGGTGATATTAGCTCAGCGGCCTTTTGGTTAGTAGCCGGAGCGATTGTACCGGGTTCAGAACTGATTGTTGAAAATGTGGGTGTCAACCCTACCCGTACAGGTATTTTAGAAGCCCTATCCATGATGGGGGCTGATATTGAGCTGTTAAATCAGCGAGTAGTGGCTGGGGAGCCGGTGGCAGATTTGCGGGTACGTCACAGTAACCTCAAAGGATGCACGATTGCCGGTGACTTGATTCCCCGCCTGATTGATGAAGTTCCAATTCTAGCAGTAGCAGCAGTCTTTGCCCAAGGAACTACTATCATTCGGGATGCAGCAGAACTGCGAGTCAAGGAAAGCGATCGCTTAGCCGTGATGGCATCCCAGTTGAACCAGATGGGAGCTAAGGTCACTGAATTGCCCGATGGTCTAGAGATTATCGGTGGTACTCCCTTAACCGGTACAGACGTGGATAGTCATACTGACCACCGCATTGCCATGAGTTTAGCGATCGCAGCCCTCAATTCCCAAGGTACAACTACCATTCACGGTGCTGAAGCAGCTGCCATCTCCTATCCAAACTTCACTACCACCTTGCAAGAGTTGACACTCCCCGTCCTATAA
- the queA gene encoding tRNA preQ1(34) S-adenosylmethionine ribosyltransferase-isomerase QueA: protein MTGIDKQTSKHQIDRLVSSYDYELPQEQIAQTPLSERDGSRLLVVDSPTHHSHHIFRELPQLLQPGDLLILNNTRVIPARLYGRKSTGVPVEILLLEERQHQEQQQGQQQGQHQSWLALVKPGRRLKPGAEIWFTPSSDVGLNDSTVSKHLTTPLPPLKATVLATDEATSGRILQFDFPEGVSWETLLELYGQVPLPPYIQDSQATPDQYQTIYAQKNGAVAAPTAGLHFTNELIENCRQQGIRLGYITLHVGVGTFRPVEVEDITEHDMHGEWLEVPQSTVEQIQETRATGGRVIAVGTTVVRALEGAVVDGELQPYCGKTNLFIYPGYQWQVVEGLITNFHLPRSSLLMLVSAMVGRERLLTLYQDAIALSYRFYSFGDAMLILPEARDVPREQGIGSRE, encoded by the coding sequence ATGACAGGGATTGACAAACAGACATCCAAGCACCAAATCGACCGATTAGTCTCAAGCTATGACTATGAACTACCTCAAGAGCAAATTGCCCAAACACCCTTGAGCGAGAGGGATGGTTCACGACTGCTGGTGGTAGATTCACCAACTCACCATAGCCACCACATCTTTAGGGAATTACCTCAGCTATTGCAACCGGGTGACCTATTGATCCTCAATAACACCAGGGTTATCCCCGCTCGACTCTATGGGCGTAAATCCACTGGTGTGCCTGTAGAGATTTTGTTGTTAGAAGAGCGACAACATCAGGAACAACAGCAGGGACAACAGCAGGGACAACACCAGAGTTGGCTAGCTTTAGTGAAACCAGGTAGGCGTCTCAAGCCAGGAGCAGAGATTTGGTTTACTCCCTCATCGGACGTTGGGCTCAACGATAGTACCGTCTCAAAACACCTAACTACCCCCCTACCTCCTCTTAAAGCAACTGTTCTGGCAACAGATGAAGCGACCAGTGGGCGGATATTGCAGTTTGATTTCCCAGAGGGAGTATCCTGGGAAACCCTATTGGAGTTGTATGGCCAGGTTCCTCTACCCCCCTATATCCAAGACTCTCAAGCTACCCCAGACCAGTATCAAACCATTTATGCTCAAAAGAACGGTGCTGTTGCCGCTCCCACCGCTGGACTTCATTTCACCAATGAGCTAATCGAAAACTGTCGCCAACAGGGAATTCGGCTAGGGTATATCACCCTACACGTGGGGGTTGGTACATTTCGGCCTGTAGAAGTGGAGGATATTACCGAGCACGACATGCACGGAGAGTGGCTAGAAGTCCCCCAATCAACTGTCGAGCAAATTCAGGAAACTAGAGCAACCGGAGGCAGAGTGATTGCTGTAGGAACAACGGTAGTCCGTGCTCTAGAGGGAGCTGTTGTGGATGGGGAATTACAACCCTATTGTGGTAAGACTAACTTATTTATCTACCCAGGCTATCAGTGGCAGGTAGTGGAGGGATTGATTACCAATTTCCACTTACCTCGGTCGAGTTTATTAATGTTAGTTAGCGCCATGGTAGGGAGGGAGCGGTTACTGACCTTGTACCAGGATGCGATCGCTCTTAGTTATCGCTTTTATTCCTTTGGTGATGCGATGTTAATTTTGCCAGAAGCTAGAGATGTTCCCAGGGAACAGGGAATAGGGAGTAGGGAGTAG